ATTTTGAAAATGCCGAAAGTATTGCCATAGAAGCTTTTGATAAAGGAATCACACATTTTGATTTAGCTAATAATTATGGACCGGTTCCAGGTTCTGCCGAAGAGAATTTTGGTAAAATATTATGGCATAATTTTCAGGGAAATCTGCGTGATGAAATTGTAATTTCTACAAAAGCGGGTTATACCATGTGGAATGGGCCTTATGGTGATTGGGGTTCCAGAAAATATTTGCTTTCAAGTTTAGATCAAAGTCTGAAGCGAATGAGTGTTGATTATGTTGATATTTTTTATTCGCATCGTCCGGATCCTGAAACGCCGATCGAAGAAACCATGATGGCTTTAGACCACGCTGTTAGAAGCGGAAAAGCATTATATGTCGGAATCAGTAATTACTCGGCAGAGCAGACTCGAGTTGCGGTTGATGTTCTAAAACAATTAGGAACGCCTTGTTTGATTCATCAGGCAAAATATTCGATGTTGGAACGTTGGGTAGAAAACGGACTTTTGGATGTTTTAGAGGAAAAAGGAGTGGGTTGTATTGCATTTTCTCCTTTGGCACAAGGGCTTTTAACGGACAAATATTTAAACGGAATTCCGGAAAATTCCAGAGCGCATAATCCAAACGGG
The sequence above is drawn from the Flavobacterium sp. N2038 genome and encodes:
- the mgrA gene encoding L-glyceraldehyde 3-phosphate reductase, which gives rise to MKYNRCGKSGLLLPEISLGLWHNFGSVDNFENAESIAIEAFDKGITHFDLANNYGPVPGSAEENFGKILWHNFQGNLRDEIVISTKAGYTMWNGPYGDWGSRKYLLSSLDQSLKRMSVDYVDIFYSHRPDPETPIEETMMALDHAVRSGKALYVGISNYSAEQTRVAVDVLKQLGTPCLIHQAKYSMLERWVENGLLDVLEEKGVGCIAFSPLAQGLLTDKYLNGIPENSRAHNPNGHLKEDEVTHERIQKLIQLNEIAQNRNQSLAQMALAWLQKDKRITSVLIGASSVKQLCNNIDCLQNTEFSHDELNAIEKILS